Proteins encoded within one genomic window of Clostridia bacterium:
- a CDS encoding RsbRD N-terminal domain-containing protein, with amino-acid sequence MNLLDIASTKKRSIVDKWYGQIIATYPEPTARFLEGEQDAFANPVGHTIYRALEGLVEGFFQGDARSEAISAHLDSIIRIRAVQELSPSEALAFIFQGKQIFKEELAQEISAQKIAPERLEAWIDGLALDAFDLYLQCRQQVYELRIKEVKNRVSRLLARAKLSLDIPS; translated from the coding sequence AGAGGTCGATCGTGGATAAATGGTACGGGCAGATTATCGCCACCTACCCCGAGCCTACCGCCCGGTTTCTTGAAGGGGAACAGGATGCTTTTGCCAACCCGGTGGGCCACACCATCTACCGAGCCCTGGAAGGGCTGGTGGAAGGCTTCTTTCAAGGTGACGCCCGCTCGGAGGCAATTTCTGCCCACCTGGATAGCATTATCCGCATTCGAGCGGTCCAGGAGCTTTCGCCTTCAGAGGCCCTAGCCTTCATCTTCCAAGGCAAGCAGATTTTTAAAGAGGAGCTGGCCCAAGAGATCTCCGCCCAAAAGATTGCTCCTGAGCGTTTGGAAGCCTGGATCGATGGGTTGGCCCTGGATGCCTTCGACCTCTACCTGCAATGCCGCCAGCAAGTGTACGAGCTTAGGATCAAGGAAGTGAAAAATCGGGTATCAAGGCTCTTAGCGAGAGCAAAGCTCAGCCTGGATATTCCTAGTTGA